A region from the Amycolatopsis camponoti genome encodes:
- a CDS encoding HypC/HybG/HupF family hydrogenase formation chaperone: MNARDADRQAGPVCHDGVCITCSDTAVEVTVVELLEHELAVVDTGSTREEVSVALVEAGVGDRILVHAGEAIARLEKS; this comes from the coding sequence GTGAACGCCCGTGACGCCGACAGACAAGCCGGCCCCGTCTGTCACGACGGGGTGTGCATCACCTGCTCCGACACCGCGGTCGAGGTGACCGTGGTCGAGCTCCTCGAGCACGAGCTCGCTGTCGTGGACACCGGGTCCACCCGGGAAGAGGTCAGTGTCGCGCTGGTCGAGGCCGGCGTCGGCGACCGCATCCTGGTGCACGCCGGGGAAGCCATCGCACGCTTGGAGAAGTCTTAG
- a CDS encoding D-sedoheptulose-7-phosphate isomerase, with product MSWSPNHPDSVDALFERRKAPVLALADDAREVAEACHDMARRFHRGGKLVVFGNGGPSTDAQHVAVEFVHPVIVGKRALPALSLTADVATVTGVANRVGLEDVFAHQLRIIGEPADIALGISTDGDCANVRRALETARDLGMLTVALTGGNGGAIAATTGLHHVFIARSTDPRIVKEVHVTTYHVLWELVHVFFEQPGLLAPEVAS from the coding sequence ATGTCGTGGTCACCGAATCACCCGGACTCCGTCGACGCCCTCTTCGAGCGCCGCAAGGCGCCCGTGCTCGCCCTGGCCGACGACGCGCGCGAGGTCGCCGAGGCGTGTCACGACATGGCCCGCCGCTTCCACCGCGGCGGCAAGCTCGTGGTGTTCGGCAACGGCGGCCCCAGCACCGACGCCCAGCACGTGGCGGTCGAGTTCGTCCACCCGGTGATCGTGGGCAAGCGCGCGCTGCCGGCCCTCTCGCTGACCGCCGACGTCGCGACGGTCACCGGCGTCGCCAACCGCGTCGGCCTCGAGGACGTCTTCGCCCACCAGCTGCGGATCATCGGCGAACCCGCCGACATCGCGCTGGGCATCTCCACCGACGGCGACTGCGCCAACGTCCGCCGCGCCCTCGAAACGGCCCGCGACCTCGGGATGCTCACCGTCGCTCTGACAGGTGGCAACGGCGGCGCGATCGCCGCGACCACTGGGCTGCACCACGTCTTCATCGCCCGCTCGACCGACCCGCGGATCGTCAAGGAGGTGCACGTGACCACCTACCACGTGCTGTGGGAGCTGGTGCACGTCTTCTTCGAGCAACCCGGTCTGCTGGCTCCGGAGGTGGCGTCGTGA
- a CDS encoding tetratricopeptide repeat protein translates to MPGRLKKFDEFFQRKAAEGGNVVAMARMGSAMRERGDLAEAETWFRKAAMGGDRVSMTSLAHLLAERGVLDEAERWYHEAALAGEPHGMLNLAKSYERRGKREDAQHWYAEAAGTGDLPSIAALGHMLREQGRLEEAESWLRQAADAGITAAMIDLGVLLRDRGQAAEASRWWRSAVLAGDLAATCQLGRQAERLGRPGDAENWYRQGATGGHGEAIVRLGLLLHRRGDLEEAENWYLDAAERGDPAAMTNLGVLARNRGDEGEAAAWYRKAAEHGSVPALTNLGHLAEHRDDLAEAERWFRRAAETGDVQGMLSLARMLRSRGSGHEAEQWLARAEHLQDDREHHV, encoded by the coding sequence ATGCCCGGCCGGCTCAAAAAGTTCGACGAGTTCTTCCAGCGCAAAGCCGCCGAGGGCGGCAACGTCGTCGCCATGGCCCGCATGGGTTCGGCGATGCGGGAGCGCGGGGACCTCGCCGAGGCCGAAACGTGGTTCCGCAAGGCCGCCATGGGCGGCGACCGCGTCTCGATGACCTCGCTCGCCCACCTGCTGGCCGAACGCGGCGTGCTCGACGAAGCCGAGCGCTGGTACCACGAGGCCGCCCTGGCCGGCGAGCCGCACGGGATGCTGAACCTCGCCAAGTCGTACGAGCGGCGCGGCAAGCGCGAAGACGCCCAGCACTGGTACGCCGAGGCGGCCGGCACCGGCGACCTGCCCTCGATCGCCGCGCTCGGGCACATGCTGCGCGAGCAGGGCAGGCTCGAAGAGGCCGAATCGTGGCTGCGCCAGGCCGCCGACGCCGGGATCACCGCCGCGATGATCGACCTGGGTGTCCTGCTGCGCGACCGCGGCCAGGCCGCCGAAGCTTCCCGCTGGTGGCGCTCGGCCGTGCTGGCCGGCGACCTCGCCGCCACCTGCCAGCTGGGCCGGCAGGCCGAGCGGCTCGGCCGGCCCGGCGACGCCGAAAACTGGTACCGCCAGGGCGCGACCGGCGGGCACGGCGAGGCGATCGTCCGGCTCGGGCTGCTGCTGCACCGCCGCGGCGACCTCGAAGAAGCCGAGAACTGGTACCTCGACGCCGCCGAGCGCGGCGACCCCGCGGCGATGACCAACCTCGGCGTGCTCGCCCGCAACCGCGGCGACGAGGGCGAGGCCGCCGCCTGGTACCGCAAGGCGGCCGAGCACGGCAGCGTCCCGGCGCTCACCAACCTCGGGCACCTCGCCGAACACCGGGACGACCTGGCGGAGGCCGAGCGGTGGTTTCGCCGGGCGGCCGAGACGGGCGACGTCCAGGGCATGCTCAGCCTGGCCCGGATGCTGCGGTCCCGCGGGTCCGGCCATGAGGCGGAACAGTGGCTCGCCCGGGCGGAGCACCTGCAGGACGACCGCGAGCACCACGTCTGA
- a CDS encoding HNH endonuclease family protein, with protein MAARGFRLSVTQRSLLVVAILAIALFGYWATSRSSGATPPPSASPAPVPVSAADAQKQLGELTIAARTSMDGYSREKFPHWSSQGSSCDTREVVLKRAGKDVQTDKDCKVTSGTWTSVYDDETWTKATDLDIDHMVPLGQAWASGAKAWTTEKRQQFANDLTRPQLFAVTDNLNQQKSDKAPDQWKPPLVAFWCTYATDWIVVKHFYGLTVTEGEKTALTDMLRRC; from the coding sequence GTGGCGGCCCGCGGCTTTCGGCTCAGCGTGACCCAACGATCTCTGCTGGTAGTCGCGATCCTGGCGATCGCCCTCTTCGGGTACTGGGCCACGAGCAGAAGCTCCGGTGCGACCCCGCCGCCGTCGGCGTCCCCGGCACCGGTTCCGGTCAGCGCGGCCGACGCGCAGAAGCAGCTCGGCGAGCTGACCATCGCCGCCCGGACGTCCATGGACGGCTACTCGCGCGAGAAGTTCCCGCACTGGTCCAGCCAGGGGTCGAGCTGTGACACCCGCGAGGTCGTCCTCAAGCGCGCGGGCAAGGACGTGCAGACGGACAAGGACTGCAAGGTGACGTCCGGGACGTGGACCAGCGTCTACGACGACGAGACCTGGACCAAGGCGACCGACCTCGACATCGACCACATGGTCCCGCTCGGGCAGGCCTGGGCCAGCGGCGCCAAGGCGTGGACGACCGAGAAGCGCCAGCAGTTCGCCAACGACCTCACCCGGCCGCAGCTGTTCGCCGTCACCGACAACCTCAACCAGCAGAAGAGCGACAAGGCGCCCGACCAGTGGAAACCGCCGCTCGTCGCGTTCTGGTGCACCTACGCGACCGACTGGATCGTGGTGAAGCACTTCTACGGCCTGACCGTCACCGAAGGGGAGAAAACCGCCTTGACGGACATGCTGCGCCGCTGCTGA
- a CDS encoding alpha/beta fold hydrolase, with translation MTTFALIHGGGGSGWDFHRLGPELVARGHDFVAPDLPITDSSAGLPDFVDTVLAALGDASDVAVVGHSYGGFTAPLVASKVRARLLVYLAGMIPAPAEPPGQWWGNTGFSAPSGLSDVETFFNGVDPALASDGMAHGRDQVSREGEDPWPLPAHPDVPTRVVLCRDDRFFTPHFQRRVARERLGIEPDEVDGPHCAPLSHPAQIADLLVGYL, from the coding sequence ATGACGACCTTCGCGCTGATCCACGGGGGCGGCGGCAGCGGGTGGGACTTCCACCGGCTCGGCCCGGAGCTGGTGGCCCGCGGCCACGACTTCGTCGCGCCGGACCTGCCGATCACCGACAGCTCGGCCGGGCTCCCGGACTTCGTCGACACGGTGCTGGCCGCGCTGGGCGATGCTTCGGACGTCGCCGTCGTCGGCCACTCGTACGGCGGGTTCACGGCACCGCTGGTCGCGTCGAAGGTGCGCGCGCGGCTGCTCGTCTACCTGGCCGGGATGATCCCGGCGCCCGCGGAGCCGCCGGGGCAGTGGTGGGGGAACACGGGGTTCTCGGCGCCTTCGGGCTTGAGCGACGTCGAGACGTTCTTCAACGGTGTCGATCCGGCGCTCGCGTCGGATGGCATGGCGCACGGCCGCGACCAGGTGAGCCGGGAGGGCGAGGACCCGTGGCCGCTGCCGGCCCACCCGGACGTCCCGACCCGCGTGGTGCTGTGCCGCGACGACCGGTTCTTCACGCCGCACTTCCAGCGTCGCGTGGCGCGCGAACGGCTGGGCATCGAGCCCGACGAGGTCGACGGCCCGCACTGCGCGCCGCTGAGCCACCCCGCGCAGATCGCCGACCTCCTGGTCGGGTACCTCTGA
- a CDS encoding 3D domain-containing protein, with protein sequence MRFARILALAAFAAGSVLVAPAASAAALPACQHFYQGTIPDRPVTGGHGPGTLVGAVNVGNRLPAPGSVAGGLGADGKVTFTFARVAGAKAYRAFRNGQALQWISDWGQPTLTVTDASPCQDANYQLYAMTAEDNSPGSLGQISTAYRLDGASRLAPYRIPAGTTLNYRVTSYNDVAQTALGYSAGSGFCAVDARIIPWGTRFSVPGYGECYAADIGSWIKDDIVDVWLPGSQADAWGIQRLTLTVR encoded by the coding sequence ATGCGCTTCGCCCGGATCCTCGCGCTGGCCGCCTTCGCCGCCGGAAGTGTGCTCGTCGCCCCCGCCGCGTCGGCCGCCGCGCTCCCCGCGTGCCAGCACTTCTACCAAGGCACGATCCCGGACCGGCCGGTCACCGGCGGCCACGGTCCCGGCACGCTCGTCGGCGCCGTGAACGTCGGCAACCGCCTGCCCGCGCCCGGTTCCGTCGCCGGCGGCCTCGGTGCCGACGGCAAGGTCACCTTCACGTTCGCCCGCGTCGCCGGTGCGAAGGCCTATCGCGCGTTCCGCAACGGCCAAGCCCTCCAGTGGATCAGCGACTGGGGCCAGCCGACGCTCACCGTCACCGACGCGAGCCCCTGCCAGGACGCGAACTACCAGCTCTACGCGATGACGGCCGAGGACAACTCGCCCGGCTCGCTCGGGCAGATCTCCACCGCGTACCGCCTCGACGGCGCCAGCCGGCTGGCGCCGTACCGCATCCCGGCCGGCACCACGCTGAACTACCGCGTCACGTCCTACAACGACGTCGCCCAGACCGCGCTCGGCTACAGCGCCGGCTCGGGCTTCTGCGCGGTCGACGCGCGGATCATCCCGTGGGGCACCCGGTTCTCCGTGCCGGGCTACGGCGAGTGCTACGCGGCGGACATCGGCAGCTGGATCAAGGACGACATCGTCGACGTCTGGCTCCCCGGCTCGCAGGCCGACGCCTGGGGCATCCAGCGGCTCACGCTGACCGTGCGCTGA
- a CDS encoding cellulose binding domain-containing protein yields MKAKLALAATLLSAATVLVVSPATAATAPSAAFAKDSDWGSGYQAKYTISAGTSALTSWKLEFDLPSGTSLGSYWDALDTPSGTHHSFANREYNGSVAAGASTSFGFLVSGGGLPANCKLNGQPCAGGTSPTTTPTTPPTTTTTPPPTGGSARVSPYIDITMATPSLVSVANATGQKNFTLAFALGSSLGCDPQWGGTVPLLDSRIINDVTALRSLGGGVTVASGGALGPYLENVCGSVDALYNAYVKTLDAVGSNNLDVDVEASIPTATVNQALLRLQQQRGTHISYTMRIQGQDYGMDPFSVSILQDAAARGLNVVVNPMLMDFGYSGSWGDALVSAANATLGQLKTIWPSKSDAEVKALLGLTPMIGRNDTGPVTDQAAARQLLSFAQANHVASIGFWSAGRDNGGCPGGGAVATCSGISQSLYEFTNIFKAYTG; encoded by the coding sequence ATGAAAGCCAAGCTCGCTCTCGCCGCGACGCTCCTTTCGGCGGCGACGGTGCTGGTCGTCTCGCCGGCGACGGCGGCCACCGCGCCGTCGGCGGCGTTCGCCAAGGACTCCGACTGGGGCTCCGGCTACCAGGCCAAGTACACGATCAGCGCGGGCACGTCCGCGCTGACGAGCTGGAAGCTGGAGTTCGACCTGCCTTCCGGCACATCGCTCGGGTCCTATTGGGACGCGCTCGACACGCCCTCCGGCACGCACCATTCGTTCGCCAACCGCGAGTACAACGGCTCGGTCGCCGCGGGCGCGTCGACCAGCTTCGGCTTCCTGGTCAGCGGCGGCGGCCTGCCCGCGAACTGCAAGCTGAACGGCCAGCCGTGCGCCGGAGGTACGTCGCCGACCACGACGCCCACCACGCCTCCGACCACGACCACCACGCCGCCACCGACGGGCGGGAGCGCACGCGTGTCGCCGTACATCGACATCACGATGGCGACGCCGTCGCTGGTCTCGGTGGCGAACGCGACGGGCCAGAAGAACTTCACGCTCGCCTTCGCCTTGGGCAGCAGCCTCGGCTGCGACCCGCAGTGGGGCGGCACGGTCCCGCTGCTGGACTCGCGGATCATCAACGACGTCACCGCGTTGCGGTCTCTCGGCGGCGGCGTCACGGTGGCTTCCGGGGGAGCGCTCGGCCCGTACCTGGAGAACGTCTGCGGCTCGGTGGACGCGCTCTACAACGCGTACGTGAAGACGCTGGACGCGGTGGGCAGCAACAACCTGGACGTCGACGTCGAGGCGTCGATCCCGACGGCCACGGTGAACCAGGCCCTGCTGCGGCTTCAGCAGCAGCGCGGCACGCACATCAGCTACACGATGCGGATCCAGGGCCAGGACTACGGGATGGACCCGTTCTCGGTGTCGATCCTGCAGGACGCGGCGGCGCGTGGGCTGAACGTCGTGGTCAACCCGATGCTGATGGACTTCGGCTACAGCGGTTCGTGGGGCGACGCGCTGGTGTCCGCGGCGAACGCGACCCTGGGCCAGCTGAAGACGATCTGGCCCTCGAAGTCCGACGCCGAAGTGAAGGCCCTGCTCGGCCTGACCCCGATGATCGGCCGCAACGACACGGGCCCGGTGACGGACCAGGCGGCGGCGCGTCAGCTGCTGTCGTTCGCGCAGGCGAACCACGTGGCGAGCATCGGCTTCTGGTCCGCGGGCCGCGACAACGGAGGCTGCCCCGGCGGCGGCGCGGTCGCGACGTGCTCGGGGATTTCCCAGTCCCTGTACGAGTTCACGAACATCTTCAAGGCGTACACGGGCTGA
- a CDS encoding nitroreductase family protein produces MMTPEELLTTTRTVRKRLDFDRPVPLDLVKHCLQVALQAPSGSNTQRWQWLVVTDAGQRTALGQIYSRACHEYLASPAAAGKQFADDPARAPVQQRVGSSVEYLADRMGDVPVLVVPCLETASAELPAGNQAGMWASLLPAAWSFMLAARSVTLGTAWTTLHLKYEQEAAEVLGLPKNVHQAALIPTAFYTGDTFKPAARQPLEEVLHLDRW; encoded by the coding sequence ATGATGACGCCCGAAGAGCTCCTGACGACCACCAGGACCGTCCGCAAGCGCCTGGACTTCGACCGGCCCGTGCCGCTCGACCTGGTGAAACACTGCTTGCAGGTGGCCCTGCAGGCGCCGAGCGGCTCGAACACCCAGCGCTGGCAGTGGCTGGTCGTCACCGACGCCGGACAGCGGACGGCGCTCGGGCAGATCTACAGCCGGGCGTGCCACGAGTACCTGGCCTCCCCCGCGGCCGCGGGAAAGCAGTTCGCGGACGACCCGGCGCGGGCGCCGGTGCAGCAGCGGGTCGGCAGCAGCGTCGAGTACCTGGCCGACCGGATGGGTGACGTCCCGGTGCTGGTGGTGCCGTGCCTGGAGACGGCGTCGGCCGAGCTGCCGGCGGGCAACCAGGCGGGGATGTGGGCGTCCCTGCTGCCGGCGGCGTGGAGCTTCATGCTGGCGGCCCGTTCGGTGACGCTGGGAACGGCGTGGACGACGCTGCACCTGAAGTACGAGCAGGAGGCGGCGGAGGTACTGGGGCTGCCGAAGAACGTCCACCAGGCGGCACTGATCCCGACGGCGTTCTACACGGGCGACACGTTCAAGCCGGCGGCGCGGCAGCCGCTGGAGGAGGTCCTGCACCTCGACCGCTGGTAA
- a CDS encoding aldo/keto reductase, translated as MENRKITRLGREVSVVGLGCWQLGADWGAVDENDALAVLHAAADAGVTFFDTADVYGDGRSERLVGRFRAERGDVFVATKMGRRVEQVPENYVRANFREWNDRSRRNLGVETLDLVQLHCPPSPVYSSDAVYDALDEMVSEGRIKAYGVSVETVSEALTALARPQVASVQIILNCLRLKPLERVLPAAAEAGAGIIARVPLASGLLSGRYTASTTFAADDHRNFNRHGEAFDVGETFSGVPYDVGLAAVERLRGLVPEAQTLAQFALRWIIDQPGVSTVIPGARNAEQATANTAAAALPPLSPEALAGVRETYDELIRPLVHDRW; from the coding sequence ATGGAGAACCGGAAGATCACCCGGCTGGGTCGCGAGGTGTCCGTCGTCGGGCTCGGCTGCTGGCAGCTCGGCGCCGACTGGGGTGCGGTCGACGAGAACGACGCGCTGGCGGTGCTGCACGCGGCGGCCGACGCCGGCGTCACCTTCTTCGACACCGCCGACGTCTACGGCGACGGGCGCAGCGAGCGCCTGGTCGGCCGGTTCCGGGCCGAGCGCGGAGACGTCTTCGTGGCGACCAAGATGGGCCGCCGCGTCGAGCAGGTGCCGGAGAACTACGTCCGCGCGAACTTCCGCGAGTGGAACGACCGGTCGCGCCGCAACCTCGGCGTCGAGACGCTCGACCTGGTCCAGCTGCACTGCCCGCCGTCGCCGGTGTACTCGTCCGACGCGGTGTACGACGCACTGGACGAGATGGTTTCCGAGGGGCGCATCAAGGCTTACGGCGTGAGCGTCGAGACGGTCTCGGAAGCCTTGACCGCGTTGGCGCGGCCTCAGGTGGCCTCGGTGCAGATCATCCTGAACTGCCTGCGGCTCAAGCCCTTGGAGCGCGTCCTGCCCGCGGCGGCGGAGGCGGGCGCGGGCATCATCGCGCGGGTGCCGCTGGCGTCGGGGCTGCTGTCCGGGCGGTACACGGCCTCGACGACGTTCGCCGCCGACGACCACCGGAACTTCAACCGCCACGGCGAGGCGTTCGACGTCGGTGAGACGTTCTCGGGCGTGCCGTACGACGTCGGGCTGGCGGCCGTCGAGCGGCTGCGGGGGCTGGTGCCGGAGGCGCAGACGCTGGCGCAGTTCGCGCTGCGGTGGATCATCGACCAGCCGGGCGTGAGCACGGTGATCCCGGGCGCGCGCAACGCCGAGCAGGCCACGGCGAACACGGCGGCGGCCGCGCTGCCGCCGTTGTCCCCGGAGGCCCTGGCGGGCGTCCGCGAAACGTACGACGAGCTGATCCGGCCGCTGGTGCACGATCGCTGGTAG
- a CDS encoding MarR family winged helix-turn-helix transcriptional regulator: protein MAMTSGPDGLGTRMRHVLEILEGDVARFLADIGLADYRPRYSGVVRALLARGPLAIRDLAAEMGVTHSAASQTVAQMNRAGLVTLEPGADARQRIVSLTEKTRELLPLIEAEWMATTEASEALEAELPYPLRGVLEAIVEALERKSFRQRIGDTGAARALLEP from the coding sequence ATGGCCATGACGTCGGGTCCGGACGGACTCGGGACGCGGATGCGGCACGTCCTCGAAATCCTCGAGGGTGACGTCGCGCGGTTCCTCGCCGACATCGGCCTCGCCGACTACCGCCCGCGGTACTCGGGGGTGGTCCGGGCGCTGCTCGCCCGCGGCCCGCTGGCTATCCGCGACCTCGCCGCCGAGATGGGCGTGACGCACTCGGCGGCCAGCCAGACCGTCGCGCAGATGAACCGCGCCGGGCTCGTCACCCTCGAACCGGGTGCCGACGCCCGGCAGCGCATCGTGTCTCTCACCGAGAAGACGCGCGAACTCCTGCCGCTGATCGAGGCGGAGTGGATGGCGACGACCGAAGCGTCGGAGGCGCTGGAGGCCGAACTGCCGTACCCGCTGCGCGGTGTCCTCGAAGCGATCGTCGAGGCGCTGGAGCGCAAGTCGTTCCGGCAGCGGATCGGGGACACCGGCGCCGCGCGGGCGCTGCTGGAACCCTGA
- a CDS encoding ATP-binding protein, whose protein sequence is MTANISQRTAVPVAPLTVLLPDDVTAPARARYEVRSMLLGLGLDEIQLDDVLLAVSELVTNAFEHGECPQRLELSYFEGQLTLRVHDSGSKVPELRAPSPAEARSRGLVLVQALSEDWGFECCPGGKFVWAVFRIPGA, encoded by the coding sequence ATGACGGCGAACATCTCGCAGCGCACCGCGGTGCCGGTCGCGCCGCTGACGGTGCTGCTCCCGGACGACGTCACGGCTCCGGCCCGGGCGCGGTACGAGGTCCGCTCGATGCTGCTCGGCCTCGGCCTCGACGAGATCCAGCTGGACGACGTCCTGCTGGCCGTGTCCGAGCTGGTCACCAACGCCTTCGAGCACGGCGAGTGCCCGCAACGGCTCGAGCTGTCCTACTTCGAGGGCCAGCTCACGCTGCGGGTGCACGACTCCGGCAGCAAGGTCCCGGAGCTGCGGGCGCCGTCGCCGGCCGAGGCGCGCAGCCGCGGGCTGGTGCTGGTCCAGGCGCTGTCGGAGGACTGGGGCTTCGAGTGCTGCCCCGGCGGCAAGTTCGTCTGGGCCGTCTTCCGCATCCCCGGCGCCTGA
- a CDS encoding SigB/SigF/SigG family RNA polymerase sigma factor — MSDPAGSSGSDLDVGALFTQLAALPAGSPEHERVRDTLVRGHLELARNLARKFRNRDEAMEDLVQIATVGLIHAVDRFDPEQGTDFLAFAVPTISGELRHHFRDNSWSVRVPRRLKELNANISAAREELTVQLSRAPKPSEIAGRLGVPIEDVYEGLRAGQGRYGASLDHLLENAAHTRFGAPDAELGQAELREALRPMLDSLPERERKIVALRFGSGMSQSDIARRVGVSQMQVSRLLAATLKKLRSGLDESELADGT, encoded by the coding sequence GTGAGCGATCCCGCCGGGAGCAGCGGGAGCGACCTCGACGTCGGCGCGCTGTTCACCCAGCTCGCCGCGCTGCCGGCGGGCTCCCCGGAACACGAGCGCGTCCGGGACACCCTGGTGCGCGGTCACCTGGAGCTCGCGCGCAACCTGGCGCGGAAGTTCCGCAACCGCGACGAGGCGATGGAGGACCTGGTCCAGATCGCCACGGTCGGGCTCATCCACGCCGTCGACCGGTTCGACCCCGAGCAGGGCACGGACTTCCTGGCGTTCGCCGTCCCCACCATCTCCGGGGAGCTGCGGCACCACTTCCGGGACAACAGCTGGTCGGTGCGGGTGCCGCGGCGGCTCAAGGAGCTGAACGCGAACATCTCCGCCGCGCGCGAGGAGCTCACTGTCCAGCTCTCGCGCGCGCCGAAGCCCAGTGAGATCGCCGGGCGCCTCGGCGTCCCGATCGAGGACGTCTACGAGGGCCTTCGCGCGGGTCAGGGCCGCTACGGCGCGTCGCTGGACCACCTGCTGGAGAACGCGGCGCACACGCGGTTCGGGGCGCCGGACGCCGAGCTGGGCCAGGCCGAGCTGCGGGAAGCGCTGCGTCCCATGCTGGACAGCCTGCCGGAGCGGGAGCGCAAGATCGTCGCGCTGCGGTTCGGGTCCGGGATGAGCCAGTCGGACATCGCGCGCCGCGTCGGGGTCTCCCAGATGCAGGTGTCGCGGTTGCTGGCCGCGACCTTGAAGAAGCTGCGTTCGGGCCTGGACGAATCCGAGCTGGCCGACGGCACCTGA
- a CDS encoding anti-sigma factor, with translation MEDNAPLVPEGAQVIEVRTAAIPHVVPTLRTIVADIAMRQDFDLDAVEDLRMAVDEACSLLLPASSDGRLTCVFSWSGPRIEVSVSVLSDTPDHEDDSGLSWQLLTALATSAQRTVTPEDGRYLSRVDLVRESQAADS, from the coding sequence GTGGAGGACAACGCCCCGCTCGTCCCGGAAGGCGCGCAGGTCATCGAGGTGCGGACGGCCGCGATCCCGCACGTCGTGCCGACGCTGCGCACGATCGTGGCGGACATCGCCATGCGCCAGGACTTCGACCTCGACGCCGTCGAGGACCTCCGGATGGCGGTGGACGAAGCCTGCTCACTGCTGCTCCCCGCCAGCTCGGACGGCCGCCTCACCTGCGTCTTCTCGTGGAGCGGGCCGCGCATCGAGGTCTCGGTGTCGGTACTTTCGGACACCCCGGACCACGAAGACGACTCCGGCCTGTCGTGGCAGCTGCTGACCGCGCTCGCGACTTCGGCCCAGCGCACCGTGACGCCCGAGGACGGCCGCTACCTGTCCCGGGTCGACCTCGTCCGGGAGAGCCAGGCGGCGGACTCGTGA
- a CDS encoding WhiB family transcriptional regulator codes for MADVSRLPNVVAEEWEWQLNGSCRGADSSLFFHTDNERGSARERRESRAKAICQTCPVLAQCRTHAMTVQEPYGIWGGLGEIERRQLFLRQRRAARKVMSAH; via the coding sequence ATGGCTGACGTCAGCCGGCTGCCCAACGTGGTTGCTGAAGAGTGGGAATGGCAGCTGAATGGCTCGTGCCGAGGTGCGGACAGCAGCCTGTTCTTCCACACGGACAACGAACGGGGTTCGGCGCGGGAGCGGCGCGAATCGCGGGCCAAGGCCATCTGCCAGACCTGCCCGGTCCTGGCCCAGTGCCGCACGCACGCGATGACGGTACAGGAGCCGTACGGCATCTGGGGTGGCCTCGGGGAGATCGAACGGCGGCAGCTGTTCCTGCGGCAACGACGGGCGGCCCGGAAGGTGATGAGTGCGCACTGA
- a CDS encoding STAS domain-containing protein has product MPAADQNATPPGFGITLDTDATEPRVVVTGELDLLTSPQLQEALAGLIADNSAQRVVADLTGVTFFDSSALNVVLRAQRQAGEQDVELEVVPSPAVSRVIELTGVAEHLSVSEDPQA; this is encoded by the coding sequence ATGCCCGCAGCCGACCAGAACGCCACCCCGCCCGGGTTCGGCATCACGCTGGACACCGACGCGACGGAGCCCCGGGTGGTGGTCACCGGCGAGCTCGACCTGCTGACCAGTCCGCAGCTGCAGGAAGCCCTGGCCGGGCTGATCGCGGACAACAGCGCGCAGCGGGTCGTGGCCGATCTGACCGGGGTGACCTTCTTCGATTCCTCCGCGCTGAACGTCGTGCTGCGCGCACAACGCCAGGCCGGCGAGCAGGATGTCGAACTCGAGGTCGTCCCGAGTCCCGCGGTGAGCCGGGTGATCGAGCTCACCGGCGTGGCCGAACACCTGAGCGTGTCGGAGGACCCCCAAGCCTGA